Proteins encoded within one genomic window of Streptomyces sp. NBC_01314:
- a CDS encoding ABC transporter permease, which yields MFFDSDLLMSALRALTPILLAALGGALCERAGVFNIGLEGMMLLGCFTAVTTSWFTGSPWLGVLAAALAAAAYSLILAVGAVTLRGDAVVLGIAMNLLAVGLTSFLLRTVFGVQGTFDDPSLAGLPLIGGLSPLAYLAWVAVGVAALALSRHVWGLRLRGVGEAPDAAATLGVSPAKYRYAAVLASGVLCGLAGAQLALGNVTLFSENMTAGRGWIAVVAVMLGRALPLGVLLAALLFGLAEAAGFRLQGLGLPQQATDAAPYVVTLGALFLTTARRRRRTGRRTSTSRTSTDRSGAAA from the coding sequence ATGTTCTTCGACTCCGATCTCCTCATGTCGGCGCTGCGCGCGCTCACCCCCATCCTGCTGGCCGCACTCGGCGGCGCCCTGTGCGAGCGCGCGGGCGTCTTCAACATCGGTCTGGAAGGCATGATGCTGCTGGGCTGCTTCACGGCGGTGACGACGAGCTGGTTCACCGGCAGCCCCTGGCTCGGCGTCCTGGCGGCGGCCCTCGCCGCCGCCGCGTACTCGCTGATCCTGGCCGTCGGCGCGGTGACCCTGCGCGGCGACGCGGTGGTCCTCGGCATCGCCATGAACCTCCTCGCCGTCGGCCTGACCAGCTTCCTGCTCCGTACGGTCTTCGGCGTCCAGGGCACCTTCGACGACCCGTCGCTTGCCGGGCTGCCGCTGATCGGCGGGCTGTCCCCGCTGGCGTATCTGGCGTGGGTCGCCGTCGGTGTGGCCGCGCTCGCCCTGTCCCGTCATGTATGGGGCCTGCGGCTGCGCGGGGTCGGCGAGGCGCCGGACGCGGCGGCCACACTCGGGGTGAGCCCGGCGAAGTACAGGTACGCGGCGGTGCTGGCCTCCGGCGTACTGTGCGGGCTCGCGGGCGCCCAACTCGCCCTGGGAAACGTCACGTTGTTCTCCGAGAACATGACGGCCGGCCGGGGCTGGATCGCCGTGGTCGCCGTGATGCTCGGCCGCGCGCTGCCGCTGGGCGTGCTGCTCGCCGCACTGCTCTTCGGTCTCGCCGAGGCCGCGGGCTTCCGCCTGCAGGGGCTCGGCCTGCCGCAGCAGGCGACGGACGCCGCGCCGTACGTCGTCACGCTCGGTGCCCTCTTCCTGACGACGGCCCGCCGCCGTCGCCGTACGGGTCGCAGAACCAGCACGAGCAGAACCAGCACCGACCGCTCCGGAGCCGCCGCATGA
- a CDS encoding amidohydrolase, whose protein sequence is MSEHVDLLVHGGDVLTVDEAGTLLRGGAVAVREGEIIAVGRAEELRTAYTAAETIGAEGCLVLPGLVNAHTHLAMTLLRGRADDVTLQGFLERVLRWEAELLSPKNVAAAVRVAIAESLRAGVTSALDMYWFHEAAERVARETGWRLHTGPTFMDVPDPADGLAYGERLEWARRDLADRSRRPGTRPVLFAHSAYTLDPDQLLDIAALAREFGALLHIHAAENAAEVATVEVRYGKRPVELLDSLGLLGPDLLLAHAVDLTGPEIAALARTGTSVAHCPVSNLKLGCGIAPVPRLLSAGVTVGLGTDGAVSSNTLDVLGAVRQAALVHKAAGDPTAVGAEQAVRMATIEGARALGLGDHLGSLEPGKRADLIVLDLGGPHLRPRHDPWSTLAYAAHSADVRDTVVEGRVLMRERVLTTFDEAAALADLEALA, encoded by the coding sequence GTGAGCGAGCACGTCGATCTGCTGGTCCACGGCGGTGACGTCCTGACCGTCGACGAGGCCGGAACCCTCCTGCGGGGCGGGGCGGTTGCCGTCCGAGAGGGGGAGATCATCGCCGTCGGCCGGGCGGAGGAACTCCGTACGGCCTACACGGCGGCGGAGACGATCGGCGCCGAGGGCTGTCTCGTGCTCCCCGGGCTCGTCAACGCCCACACCCACCTCGCGATGACGCTCCTGCGGGGGCGCGCGGACGACGTCACCCTCCAGGGGTTCCTGGAGCGGGTGCTGCGGTGGGAGGCGGAGCTGCTGTCGCCGAAGAACGTGGCGGCGGCGGTGCGGGTCGCGATCGCCGAGAGCCTGCGGGCGGGGGTGACGTCCGCGCTGGACATGTACTGGTTCCACGAGGCGGCCGAGCGGGTCGCGCGCGAGACGGGCTGGCGGCTGCACACGGGCCCGACCTTCATGGACGTACCCGATCCCGCCGACGGGCTGGCGTACGGGGAGCGGCTGGAGTGGGCCCGGCGGGACCTCGCCGACCGCTCCCGCCGACCGGGGACGCGCCCGGTCCTGTTCGCTCACTCGGCGTACACGCTCGACCCGGATCAGCTGCTCGACATAGCCGCCCTGGCACGGGAGTTCGGGGCGTTGCTGCACATCCACGCGGCCGAGAACGCCGCCGAGGTCGCCACGGTCGAGGTGCGGTACGGCAAGCGCCCGGTGGAGCTGCTGGACTCCCTCGGTCTGCTCGGCCCCGATCTGCTGCTCGCCCACGCGGTCGACCTCACCGGCCCGGAGATCGCGGCGCTGGCCCGCACCGGGACCTCGGTCGCGCACTGCCCGGTGTCGAACCTGAAACTGGGCTGCGGGATCGCCCCGGTGCCCCGGCTGCTGAGCGCGGGCGTCACCGTCGGACTGGGCACGGACGGGGCGGTCAGTTCCAACACCCTGGACGTGCTGGGTGCCGTACGGCAGGCCGCGCTGGTGCACAAGGCGGCCGGCGACCCCACGGCGGTCGGCGCCGAGCAGGCGGTGCGGATGGCGACCATCGAGGGCGCCCGGGCTCTGGGGCTCGGCGACCACCTGGGCTCCCTGGAACCGGGCAAGCGGGCCGACCTGATCGTGCTCGACCTGGGCGGACCTCATCTGCGACCGCGGCACGATCCTTGGTCCACGCTCGCCTACGCTGCACACTCGGCGGACGTACGCGACACGGTCGTGGAGGGGCGCGTGCTGATGCGTGAGCGTGTCCTCACCACTTTCGACGAGGCCGCGGCCCTGGCCGACCTGGAGGCTTTGGCCTGA
- a CDS encoding ABC transporter permease — MNRIPRDRVTAALRSPVAFSVLAGVLIGALFLVGTGADPLAAYGAVLTGSLGADGIGATLSTGTSVLGLALALAIPLRAGLINLGGDGQLVLGGITAAVTGLYSPFPAPLTVGLALLAGMAAGAAYAALAALCENRLGVPLLVSSLLLSYPAVSLASYLARYPLKEPGSSLPQTRRLPEGVALPAFGESTVTVGLLLVVLAAVAYWFTDRRTALGYEIRMTGLNPRFAAYAGVERTGLTLRLMAVSGALAGLVGAIGVLSFPYRFLDGSLTAPGYTWTGLTAALLAAAAPIGTLLASFFFAVLQVGGLSMERTTEVPRELTQVLQAIVIVFLAARLRFPTRRRKRAQRPSPRKNNQEPSSQGEFV; from the coding sequence ATGAACCGCATACCCAGGGACCGCGTGACCGCGGCCCTCCGCTCCCCCGTCGCCTTCTCCGTCCTCGCCGGTGTCCTCATCGGCGCCCTCTTCCTCGTCGGTACGGGCGCCGACCCGCTGGCCGCGTACGGCGCCGTCCTGACCGGCTCCCTCGGCGCGGACGGCATCGGCGCCACGCTGAGCACCGGCACGAGTGTGCTCGGCCTGGCCCTGGCGCTCGCGATCCCCCTCCGCGCCGGGCTGATCAACCTCGGCGGGGACGGGCAGCTGGTCCTCGGTGGCATCACCGCCGCCGTCACCGGCCTGTACTCACCGTTCCCGGCGCCGCTCACGGTCGGCCTCGCCCTGCTGGCGGGCATGGCGGCCGGCGCCGCGTACGCCGCCCTGGCCGCGCTCTGCGAGAACCGCCTCGGCGTTCCGCTGCTGGTCAGCAGCCTCCTGCTCAGCTATCCGGCGGTGTCGCTCGCCTCCTACCTGGCCCGTTACCCGCTCAAGGAGCCCGGCTCCAGCCTTCCCCAGACCCGTCGGCTCCCGGAGGGCGTGGCGCTGCCCGCGTTCGGGGAATCGACAGTGACCGTGGGGCTGTTGCTGGTGGTCCTCGCGGCGGTCGCGTACTGGTTCACCGACAGGCGGACGGCCCTCGGCTACGAGATCCGGATGACCGGCCTCAATCCGCGCTTCGCCGCGTACGCCGGTGTGGAGCGTACGGGGCTGACGCTCCGGCTCATGGCGGTGTCGGGGGCGCTGGCCGGGCTGGTCGGCGCGATCGGGGTGCTGAGTTTCCCGTACCGCTTCCTGGACGGCTCGCTCACCGCCCCCGGCTACACCTGGACCGGTCTGACGGCCGCGCTCCTCGCGGCGGCGGCCCCGATCGGCACGCTCCTCGCCTCGTTCTTCTTCGCGGTCCTCCAGGTCGGCGGGCTGTCGATGGAGCGGACGACGGAGGTGCCGCGCGAGCTGACGCAGGTTCTCCAGGCCATCGTCATCGTGTTCCTGGCGGCCCGGCTGCGCTTCCCGACGCGGCGCCGGAAGCGCGCCCAGCGGCCCTCGCCGCGTAAGAACAACCAAGAGCCGTCATCCCAGGGGGAGTTCGTCTGA
- a CDS encoding ABC transporter ATP-binding protein, with the protein MPTGDAPAACPPPADTAEHPAAVELLGITKRYPGTLANDSVDLTIRPGEIHALMGENGAGKSTLMSVLYGMERPDAGTIRMDGREVTFAGPADAMAAGLGMVHQSFKLFDSLTVAENVVYAAEPRRFGLVDRAAARRRVRELGAEHGLVVDPDARVGDLPVGLRQRVEILKLLHRGARTLILDEPTAVLTPAEADALFAVLKSLAARGRTVILVTHKLREVLEGSDNVTVLRDGRVVARLRTPDTTAAEIAAAMTGRAVELDRVHAPGTPGAVVLDVDGLTTDGVREVALTVHAGEIVGIAGVAGNGQSELVEALAGLRPVTSGRVRLRGEDVTRASATERRARGLAYVPEDRHAVGTAPAASVAENLAMGHHRTSLSSGSRLGLLPPTGVREHARRLIERFGIKASSPDVPASALSGGNLQKLLIGRELAHEAPLLLVEQPTRGVDIGAIQNIHDQLVAHRDAGHAVLLVSAELSEIRGLSDRVLVMYEGRVTAAYDRADADESVLGLAMAGGGSGASGDTGATSAAGSGTAPVEAGN; encoded by the coding sequence GTGCCCACGGGCGACGCCCCGGCGGCCTGTCCGCCCCCGGCCGACACCGCGGAGCACCCGGCCGCCGTCGAGCTCCTCGGCATCACCAAGCGCTACCCCGGCACCCTCGCCAACGACTCCGTCGACCTGACCATCCGCCCCGGTGAGATCCACGCCCTCATGGGCGAGAACGGCGCGGGCAAGTCGACGCTCATGTCGGTCCTGTACGGCATGGAGCGCCCCGACGCCGGCACGATCCGCATGGACGGGCGCGAGGTGACCTTCGCGGGGCCCGCCGACGCGATGGCCGCCGGGCTCGGCATGGTCCACCAGAGTTTCAAGCTGTTCGACTCGCTGACGGTCGCCGAGAACGTGGTGTACGCCGCCGAACCGCGCCGCTTCGGCCTGGTGGACCGGGCCGCGGCCCGCCGCCGGGTGCGTGAACTCGGCGCGGAGCACGGCCTGGTGGTCGATCCGGATGCCCGGGTCGGCGACCTGCCGGTCGGGCTGCGCCAGCGCGTGGAGATCCTCAAGCTCCTCCACCGCGGTGCCCGCACCCTCATCCTCGACGAGCCGACCGCCGTGCTGACGCCCGCCGAGGCCGACGCCCTGTTCGCGGTGCTCAAGTCGCTCGCGGCGCGGGGCCGTACGGTGATCCTTGTCACGCACAAGCTGCGCGAGGTCCTGGAGGGCAGCGACAACGTGACGGTCCTGCGGGACGGCCGGGTCGTGGCCCGGCTGCGCACCCCGGACACGACCGCCGCCGAGATCGCGGCGGCGATGACGGGCCGCGCGGTGGAGTTGGACCGGGTGCACGCGCCCGGCACTCCCGGCGCGGTCGTGCTGGATGTCGACGGCCTCACCACCGACGGCGTGCGCGAGGTCGCGCTCACCGTCCACGCCGGGGAGATCGTCGGCATCGCGGGCGTCGCGGGCAACGGCCAGAGCGAACTGGTCGAGGCCCTGGCCGGACTCCGCCCGGTCACCTCGGGCCGGGTCCGGCTGCGCGGCGAGGACGTCACCCGTGCCTCGGCGACCGAACGGCGTGCCCGGGGCCTCGCGTACGTGCCGGAGGACCGCCATGCCGTGGGCACGGCACCGGCGGCGTCCGTGGCGGAGAACCTCGCGATGGGTCATCACCGTACGTCGCTGTCGTCCGGGTCCCGGCTCGGTCTGCTCCCGCCCACGGGCGTCCGTGAACACGCGCGCCGCCTGATCGAGCGCTTCGGCATCAAGGCGTCGAGCCCCGACGTCCCCGCGTCGGCCCTTTCGGGCGGCAACCTGCAGAAGCTCCTCATCGGCCGTGAACTCGCCCACGAGGCACCGCTGTTGCTCGTCGAGCAGCCCACACGCGGTGTCGACATCGGCGCCATCCAGAACATCCACGACCAACTCGTCGCCCACCGCGACGCCGGCCACGCCGTCCTCCTCGTCTCCGCCGAACTGAGCGAGATCCGGGGCCTTTCGGACCGGGTGCTGGTCATGTACGAGGGCCGCGTGACCGCCGCGTACGACAGGGCCGACGCGGACGAGAGCGTGCTGGGGCTCGCGATGGCGGGCGGCGGCAGCGGCGCGAGTGGTGACACCGGCGCCACGAGCGCCGCAGGCAGCGGCACGGCACCGGTGGAGGCCGGGAACTGA
- a CDS encoding SMP-30/gluconolactonase/LRE family protein, with the protein MAPPQPPQSPTARHISRRRLLTTSAATAGALLVGSSAATASASATEHTWPDLIPLPNGFRPEGITIGDGPYAYLGSLGDGSIYRADLRTGKGRIISAGPGTPSVGLKLDGRGRLFVAGRQGARVVDVRTGEIIASYTLTTKTPTFANDVFLTSRAAWFTDSFQPVLYALPLGGHGRLPGPDEVATVTLSGAWRQAPGEVVNANGITGTPDGKALLVVQSGAGGLHRVNPKTGVTELVDLGDAAPLTNGDGLLLIGRRLYVVQNRQNAIDVFNLSADGRGGTFEGRLTDSDFDVPTTVAAYANRLYLPNARFTTTPTPDTTYAVVAVKRSVI; encoded by the coding sequence GTGGCACCCCCGCAACCCCCACAATCCCCCACCGCCCGTCACATCAGTCGACGAAGACTGCTCACGACGTCAGCCGCCACCGCGGGCGCCCTGCTCGTCGGGTCCTCGGCCGCGACCGCCTCCGCCTCGGCCACCGAGCACACCTGGCCCGACCTCATCCCCCTGCCGAACGGCTTCCGCCCCGAGGGCATCACCATCGGTGACGGCCCCTACGCCTACCTGGGCTCCCTCGGCGACGGCTCGATCTACCGCGCCGACCTGCGCACCGGCAAGGGCCGCATCATCTCCGCGGGCCCCGGTACGCCCTCGGTCGGGCTCAAACTCGACGGCCGGGGGCGGCTGTTCGTCGCCGGGCGGCAGGGCGCCCGGGTGGTGGACGTCCGCACCGGCGAGATCATCGCGTCGTACACGCTCACCACGAAGACGCCGACCTTCGCCAACGACGTCTTCCTCACCTCGCGGGCCGCCTGGTTCACCGACTCGTTCCAGCCCGTCCTGTACGCCCTCCCGCTCGGCGGCCACGGTCGGCTGCCGGGCCCCGACGAGGTCGCCACGGTCACGCTGAGCGGCGCCTGGAGGCAGGCCCCCGGCGAGGTCGTCAACGCCAACGGCATCACCGGCACCCCGGACGGCAAGGCACTCCTGGTCGTCCAGTCCGGCGCGGGCGGTCTCCACCGGGTGAACCCGAAAACCGGCGTCACCGAACTCGTCGACCTCGGCGACGCGGCACCCCTCACCAACGGCGACGGCCTGCTGCTCATCGGCCGGCGGCTCTACGTCGTCCAGAACCGCCAGAACGCGATCGACGTGTTCAATCTCTCCGCGGACGGCCGCGGCGGCACCTTCGAAGGCCGCCTCACGGACTCCGACTTCGACGTCCCTACGACGGTCGCGGCCTACGCGAACCGCCTCTACCTGCCCAACGCCCGCTTCACGACGACCCCGACCCCGGACACGACGTACGCGGTGGTGGCAGTGAAGAGGAGTGTCATCTAG
- a CDS encoding nucleoside phosphorylase, producing MTQDFLPITRIPRTGLPPRAVVVGDPARAAAVAALLDGAEEVSYHREYRVFSGSWKGVSVVVASHGVGGPGAILLFQELADAGVRTFLRFGTAGAMKPGIGDGDLVIAEAAVRDDGVTQQLLPPEYPAVAAPEAVLALQRAAREVGAPHHRGIVWTRAAFQPGLIPLDTYDRAGLAAIEMELSALYVTASLRGLAAGGVLVVDGANADELVDVETTGGYDPHREVVALGVERGAVVSLEALRLLAEEYGFEETGSEETGSEGDGFEGDAA from the coding sequence ATGACCCAGGATTTCCTGCCCATCACCCGGATACCCAGGACCGGGCTGCCGCCGCGCGCGGTCGTGGTCGGCGACCCGGCGCGCGCCGCGGCCGTCGCCGCGCTCCTCGACGGGGCCGAGGAGGTGTCGTACCACCGCGAGTACCGGGTGTTCAGCGGGAGTTGGAAGGGCGTGTCGGTCGTCGTCGCCTCGCACGGCGTGGGCGGGCCGGGCGCGATCCTGCTGTTCCAGGAGCTGGCGGACGCGGGGGTCCGCACCTTCCTGCGGTTCGGCACGGCGGGCGCGATGAAGCCGGGGATCGGCGACGGCGACCTCGTGATCGCCGAGGCCGCCGTACGGGACGACGGTGTCACCCAGCAGCTGCTGCCGCCCGAGTACCCCGCCGTCGCCGCCCCCGAGGCGGTCCTCGCACTCCAGCGCGCCGCCCGCGAGGTGGGAGCACCGCACCATCGGGGCATCGTATGGACGAGGGCGGCCTTCCAGCCCGGCCTCATCCCGCTCGACACGTACGACCGTGCCGGGCTCGCGGCCATCGAGATGGAGCTGTCCGCGCTGTATGTGACGGCTTCGCTGCGCGGTCTCGCCGCGGGCGGGGTCCTCGTCGTGGACGGCGCGAACGCCGACGAGTTGGTCGATGTCGAGACCACCGGCGGCTACGACCCGCACCGCGAGGTCGTCGCCCTGGGCGTGGAGCGCGGGGCGGTCGTGTCGCTGGAGGCACTGCGGCTGCTGGCCGAGGAGTACGGGTTCGAGGAGACCGGGTCCGAGGAGACAGGGTCCGAGGGAGACGGGTTCGAGGGGGATGCCGCGTGA
- a CDS encoding S8 family peptidase — protein sequence MNDEVQPAEGPGASGPGPDGTGFAHRGAEQELIVVARPEARLRAGAEGVRSAADADVAALNLFLDDEQLVLEPLFGGEERLRATVSDDDGVPDLTLFYRVRGGTGRAQELRSRIAALPGIDTAYVKPGAVPASVGSGWVGSVGSGSAGSRGSGGPRSGGPRSGGPRSGNSRQVEEGAPVAPDRTGRQGCPGPAPEGIDAHWAWQRPGGSGRGVTVVDVEGAWQFGHEDLAARLAGVAVNTPSADLARRNHGTAVAGVLDGDRDEHGITGIVPDAVTAAASVQGIGTAAAIRASADRLGPGDLILVELHRPGPGFAYEPRDDQRGYIPLEWWPDDFAAIRYATARGVLVVAAAGNGAESLDDAVYERRPDEFPAWWRNPFNPSHPSSGAIVVGAGAPPPGTHGRDHGPDRSRLAFSGHGARVDAQGWGREVTATGGSWDRPGDLQGEAEEVARYTDTFSGTSSAVRVVAGALAALQGMLKAAGRPPLSPERAREVLRATGSPQQDAPGRPASQHIGNRPDIRAAVAHLLPEAAGSGTAERYWDELLPYPRELPPRLRLFVSGAWRNLTDPSPEIRQAVHAAFAGGRPDVRVWFSDDEVVGLVITG from the coding sequence ATGAACGACGAGGTACAGCCGGCCGAGGGCCCGGGGGCGTCCGGGCCGGGGCCCGACGGAACGGGGTTCGCCCATCGGGGAGCCGAACAGGAACTGATCGTCGTCGCCCGCCCCGAGGCCCGGCTGCGGGCCGGAGCCGAGGGCGTCCGTTCGGCGGCCGACGCGGACGTGGCGGCGCTGAACCTGTTCCTCGACGACGAGCAGCTCGTCCTGGAGCCCCTGTTCGGCGGCGAGGAACGGCTCCGGGCCACCGTCTCCGACGACGACGGGGTACCCGACCTCACCCTCTTCTACCGGGTGCGTGGCGGCACCGGCCGCGCCCAGGAGCTGCGCTCACGGATCGCGGCACTGCCCGGCATCGACACCGCGTACGTCAAGCCTGGCGCCGTACCGGCCTCCGTCGGATCGGGATGGGTCGGGTCCGTCGGATCCGGCTCGGCCGGGTCCCGCGGTTCCGGCGGTCCACGTTCCGGCGGTCCACGTTCCGGCGGTCCACGTTCCGGCAACAGTCGGCAGGTGGAGGAGGGCGCGCCCGTGGCGCCCGACCGCACGGGCCGCCAGGGCTGTCCGGGCCCGGCGCCCGAGGGCATCGACGCGCACTGGGCCTGGCAGCGGCCCGGTGGCAGCGGCCGGGGCGTGACGGTCGTCGATGTGGAGGGCGCCTGGCAGTTCGGCCACGAGGACCTGGCCGCGCGGCTCGCGGGCGTCGCCGTCAACACCCCGTCGGCCGACCTCGCCCGGCGCAACCACGGCACCGCCGTCGCCGGGGTGCTTGACGGCGACCGGGACGAGCACGGGATCACCGGCATCGTGCCGGACGCGGTGACGGCCGCCGCGTCCGTCCAGGGCATCGGCACCGCCGCCGCGATCCGGGCGTCCGCCGACCGGCTCGGCCCCGGCGACCTCATCCTCGTCGAACTGCACCGCCCGGGCCCCGGGTTCGCGTACGAGCCGCGCGACGACCAGCGGGGCTACATCCCGCTGGAGTGGTGGCCGGACGACTTCGCGGCGATCCGGTACGCCACCGCGCGCGGTGTCCTGGTCGTCGCGGCGGCCGGCAACGGCGCCGAGTCCCTGGACGACGCGGTCTACGAGCGCCGCCCCGACGAGTTCCCGGCGTGGTGGCGCAACCCGTTCAACCCGTCCCACCCCTCCTCCGGCGCGATCGTGGTCGGCGCGGGCGCCCCGCCGCCCGGCACCCACGGCCGCGACCACGGTCCCGACCGCTCCCGCCTCGCGTTCTCCGGCCACGGCGCCCGTGTGGACGCCCAGGGCTGGGGCCGCGAGGTGACGGCCACCGGCGGCTCCTGGGACCGGCCGGGCGACCTCCAGGGCGAGGCCGAGGAGGTCGCCCGGTACACGGACACGTTCTCCGGGACCTCCTCCGCCGTCCGGGTCGTGGCCGGCGCGCTGGCCGCGCTGCAGGGCATGCTCAAGGCCGCCGGCCGACCGCCGCTGTCGCCCGAACGAGCCCGCGAGGTCCTGCGGGCCACCGGGTCCCCGCAGCAGGACGCCCCCGGCCGGCCCGCCTCACAGCACATCGGCAACCGCCCCGACATCAGGGCGGCCGTCGCCCACCTCCTCCCGGAGGCCGCCGGCTCCGGCACGGCCGAACGCTACTGGGACGAACTGCTCCCCTATCCCCGTGAACTCCCGCCCAGACTCCGCCTCTTCGTGTCCGGCGCGTGGCGGAACCTGACCGACCCGTCCCCCGAGATCCGCCAGGCGGTCCACGCCGCCTTCGCCGGGGGACGGCCCGACGTCCGTGTGTGGTTCTCCGACGACGAGGTCGTCGGCCTGGTGATCACCGGCTGA
- a CDS encoding FadR/GntR family transcriptional regulator: MAVTDEAIEKIKGMIVSGALRPGDRLPKESELAADLGLSRNSLREAVRALSLIRILDVRQGDGTYVTSLDPQLLLEALSFVVDFHRDDTVLEFLAVRRILEPAATAMAALKISEQQLDALTSQLDRLGTEPSVEELVACDLEFHRGIVQSSGNSVLCSLLDGLSGPTTRARIWRGLTQEDAVSRTLHEHRAILTALRDRDADAARSWATVHIASVEQWLRSTL, encoded by the coding sequence ATGGCGGTCACCGACGAGGCGATCGAGAAGATCAAGGGCATGATCGTCTCCGGCGCGCTGCGCCCCGGCGACCGGCTCCCGAAGGAGAGCGAGCTCGCCGCCGATCTCGGGCTGTCCCGCAACTCCCTGCGCGAGGCCGTGCGCGCCCTGTCGTTGATCCGCATTCTCGACGTGCGTCAGGGAGACGGCACCTATGTCACCAGCCTCGATCCCCAACTCCTCCTCGAAGCGCTGAGTTTCGTGGTCGACTTCCACCGGGACGACACGGTCCTGGAGTTCCTCGCCGTACGCCGCATACTGGAACCGGCGGCGACGGCGATGGCCGCCCTGAAGATCAGCGAGCAGCAGCTGGACGCGCTGACCTCCCAGCTGGACAGGCTCGGCACCGAGCCGTCGGTGGAGGAACTGGTCGCCTGCGACCTGGAGTTCCACCGGGGCATCGTGCAGAGTTCCGGCAACTCCGTGCTCTGTTCGCTTCTTGACGGCCTGTCAGGTCCGACCACCCGGGCCCGTATCTGGCGCGGCCTGACCCAGGAGGACGCCGTCAGCCGGACCCTGCACGAGCACCGCGCCATCCTGACCGCCCTCCGCGACCGTGACGCCGACGCCGCGCGCTCCTGGGCCACGGTGCACATCGCGAGCGTGGAACAGTGGCTGCGCTCGACGCTGTGA
- a CDS encoding PAC2 family protein, whose translation MIELEGVPELIDPVMVAAFEGWNDAGDAASTAVAHLDKEWKGEVFAALDAEDYYDFQVNRPTVWLDGGVRKITWPTTRLSVVRVGGDKPRDLVLVRGIEPSMRWRSFCNELLGFAHELGVELVVIMGALLGDTPHTRPVPVSGVTSDPDLAQRMDLEETKYEGPTGIVGILQEACTHAGVPAVSLWAAVPHYVSQPPNPKATLALLNRLEDLIDVRIPLGELPEDARAWQVGVDQLAAEDSEVAEYVQTLEEARDTAELPEATGEAIAREFERYLRRRDGGGPAPGGHATVDGADGTTGAWNPKDNPSGRTRPPKPPRPETEAEAEPETGAEPEFEAEDEDSSDD comes from the coding sequence GTGATCGAGCTGGAGGGGGTTCCCGAGCTGATCGACCCAGTGATGGTGGCCGCGTTCGAAGGCTGGAACGACGCCGGCGACGCCGCCTCCACCGCGGTCGCGCATCTGGACAAGGAGTGGAAGGGCGAGGTGTTCGCGGCGCTGGACGCCGAGGACTACTACGACTTCCAGGTGAACCGTCCCACCGTGTGGCTGGACGGCGGTGTACGGAAGATCACCTGGCCGACGACAAGGTTGTCGGTGGTCCGGGTCGGCGGCGACAAACCCCGCGACCTCGTACTCGTCCGGGGCATCGAACCGTCGATGCGGTGGCGCTCGTTCTGCAACGAGCTGCTGGGCTTCGCCCACGAGCTGGGCGTGGAGCTGGTGGTCATCATGGGCGCGCTCCTCGGAGACACCCCGCACACCCGTCCGGTCCCGGTCAGCGGTGTCACGTCCGACCCGGACCTGGCGCAGCGGATGGACCTGGAGGAGACCAAGTACGAGGGCCCCACGGGCATCGTCGGCATCCTCCAGGAGGCGTGCACCCACGCGGGGGTCCCGGCGGTCTCGCTCTGGGCCGCGGTGCCGCACTACGTGTCGCAGCCGCCGAACCCGAAGGCGACGCTGGCCCTTCTGAACCGGCTGGAGGACCTCATCGACGTGCGCATCCCGCTGGGCGAACTGCCCGAGGACGCGCGCGCCTGGCAGGTGGGTGTGGACCAGCTGGCCGCGGAGGACAGCGAGGTCGCCGAGTACGTGCAGACGCTGGAGGAGGCCCGGGACACCGCAGAGCTGCCCGAGGCGACGGGCGAGGCGATCGCCCGCGAGTTCGAGCGGTACCTCAGGCGCCGCGACGGAGGTGGTCCGGCGCCGGGCGGTCACGCCACGGTGGACGGGGCCGACGGGACCACCGGGGCGTGGAATCCCAAGGACAACCCCAGCGGGCGTACCCGGCCACCGAAGCCGCCGCGGCCCGAGACCGAGGCTGAGGCTGAGCCCGAGACCGGGGCTGAGCCTGAGTTCGAGGCCGAGGACGAGGATTCGTCGGACGACTGA